From one Triticum aestivum cultivar Chinese Spring chromosome 4B, IWGSC CS RefSeq v2.1, whole genome shotgun sequence genomic stretch:
- the LOC123089840 gene encoding uncharacterized protein, whose amino-acid sequence MMLYKIHSHAQIQDLQARSDELGHSNKSMLVSLVSLESVRIARESYALLRPLIMESRSWECPQVDSLSDVAGLSLEIQKLEHDVLPQLKLQEGKLERGALEALLLMKNSASKLLHSRKCFEEALGVLLAKEDLVSAKVKRPSMMLNDTAVHVLKANNTRLFKELVQLVTDVLETPVRFCDTRKHKYSDE is encoded by the coding sequence ATGATGCTCTACAAAATCCACTCCCATGCCCAAATCCAAGACCTGCAGGCCCGCTCCGATGAGCTGGGCCACTCCAATAAGTCCATGCTTGTGAGTCTTGTCTCTCTGGAGTCGGTGCGCATAGCGCGCGAGTCGTATGCACTCCTCCGCCCGCTGATCATGGAGTCGAGGTCCTGGGAATGCCCGCAGGTGGATTCCCTCTCGGACGTGGCAGGCTTGTCGCTGGAAATCCAAAAGCTCGAGCATGATGTGTTACCCCAGCTCAAGCTTCAGGAGGGTAAGCTGGAACGGGGTGCCCTGGAAGCCCTCCTACTCATGAAGAACTCAGCAAGTAAGCTCTTACATTCGAGGAAGTGCTTTGAGGAAGCCTTGGGCGTATTGCTTGCCAAGGAGGATCTGGTCTCAGCCAAAGTCAAAAGGCCGAGCATGATGCTAAACGATACTGCTGTTCATGTACTCAAAGCTAACAACACTCGCTTGTTTAAGGAGCTTGTCCAGCTGGTCACCGATGTGTTGGAGACCCCGGTTCGTTTCTGTGATACTCGTAAGCATAAGTATTCTGATGAGTAG